One window of the Lysobacter sp. S4-A87 genome contains the following:
- a CDS encoding DUF4136 domain-containing protein yields MRQVALGMLLAAVLAGCATTPTVTTDHDPAAQFGNYHSYAWLKKPEANSPLIQQRIVSAVDAKLQALGWRQADEASADVALVANVATTQKQSIDTFYNGPAWGGWGWGGMGMGSASTTVRTYDVGTLVVDMFDTRTKQAVWRGTASATVPSSVEKGNTLVQAGIDKMFATFPPGSAPAK; encoded by the coding sequence ATGAGACAAGTAGCGCTGGGCATGCTGCTGGCGGCGGTGCTGGCCGGTTGCGCCACCACGCCGACGGTGACGACCGATCACGATCCGGCCGCGCAGTTCGGCAACTACCACAGCTATGCCTGGCTGAAGAAGCCCGAGGCCAACTCGCCGCTAATCCAGCAGCGCATCGTGTCGGCCGTCGACGCGAAATTGCAGGCGCTGGGCTGGCGCCAGGCCGATGAGGCTTCGGCCGACGTCGCGCTCGTTGCCAATGTCGCCACGACGCAGAAGCAAAGTATCGATACCTTCTACAACGGCCCCGCCTGGGGCGGATGGGGTTGGGGTGGCATGGGCATGGGCAGCGCCTCGACGACGGTGCGCACGTATGACGTCGGCACGCTGGTCGTCGACATGTTCGACACCAGGACCAAGCAGGCCGTGTGGCGTGGCACCGCGTCGGCGACGGTTCCCAGCTCGGTCGAGAAGGGCAATACCCTGGTGCAGGCTGGCATCGACAAGATGTTCGCGACGTTCCCGCCTGGTAGTGCACCTGCCAAGTAA
- a CDS encoding C39 family peptidase has translation MSVRNIRSRAVLAASVWILFAGLAQAGKVDVRVNGAPYRMQVVSLKEARFQTTVPQQYDFSCGSAATATLLTYQYGIPVTEAEVFMHMYQSGDQAKIKQRGFSLLDMRRYLKSRGFEADGFEQPLDKLFQEGLPAIVLLNDRGYKHFVVVKGLRNGRILLGDPARGTRAMPRSRFEELWDNKILFVIHNRREIAGFNLARDWRTAPPAPLDAGIARDSLYNIVTPRKRPGDI, from the coding sequence ATGAGCGTCCGCAACATCCGAAGCCGTGCAGTGCTGGCGGCATCGGTCTGGATCCTCTTCGCCGGCCTTGCCCAGGCCGGCAAGGTGGACGTGCGCGTCAATGGCGCACCCTATCGCATGCAGGTGGTCAGCCTGAAAGAGGCGAGGTTCCAGACCACGGTGCCGCAACAGTACGATTTCAGTTGCGGATCGGCGGCGACGGCGACGTTGCTGACCTATCAGTACGGCATCCCGGTCACCGAGGCCGAGGTGTTCATGCACATGTACCAGAGCGGCGACCAGGCAAAGATCAAGCAGCGCGGATTCTCGCTGCTGGACATGCGCCGCTACCTGAAGTCGAGAGGATTCGAAGCCGATGGCTTCGAACAGCCACTGGACAAACTGTTCCAGGAAGGGCTGCCGGCGATCGTGCTGCTCAATGATCGCGGCTACAAGCATTTCGTAGTGGTCAAGGGGTTGCGCAATGGCCGCATCCTGCTTGGCGATCCCGCGCGCGGCACGCGCGCAATGCCACGCTCGCGCTTCGAAGAGCTGTGGGACAACAAGATCCTGTTCGTGATCCACAACCGGCGCGAGATCGCCGGCTTCAATCTCGCCCGCGACTGGCGCACGGCGCCACCGGCGCCGCTGGATGCCGGCATAGCACGCGACAGCCTTTACAACATCGTCACGCCGCGCAAGCGGCCGGGCGACATCTGA
- a CDS encoding replication-associated recombination protein A, whose translation MRPLAERMRPRTLDEMVGQKRLLSPRSALRRAIESGRVHSMVLWGPPGCGKTTLALLLAKYADAEFRAISAVLSGLPEVRQVLAEAALRFTEGHRTVLFVDEVHRFNKTQQDAFLPHIERGTILFIGATTENPSFELNSALLSRCRVHVMEAVSVDDIRLALQQALADDVRGLGGRGLKVADEALEQIARAADGDVRRGLTLLEIAAELAEGEDGEITATTLAQVLADRTRRFDKGGEQFYDQISALHKSVRSSNPDAALYWLTRMLDGGCDPSYLARRLTRMAVEDIGLADPRALQMALDAWDTFERLGSPEGELAFAQLTLYLASTAKSNAGYAAFNAAKRDVSEYGTQEVPLHLRNAPTKLMKQLGYSKGYQYDHDAEGGIALDQTGFPDAMGERVYYEPVERGLEIKLREKLERLRTVRDAARRERGVSKGNE comes from the coding sequence ATGCGCCCGCTGGCCGAGCGCATGCGTCCGCGCACGCTCGACGAGATGGTCGGGCAGAAGCGCCTGCTGTCCCCGCGCTCGGCACTGCGTCGCGCGATCGAGTCCGGTCGCGTGCATTCGATGGTGCTGTGGGGACCGCCCGGCTGTGGCAAGACGACGCTGGCGTTGTTGCTGGCCAAGTACGCCGATGCCGAATTCCGCGCGATCTCGGCCGTGCTGTCTGGCTTGCCGGAAGTGCGGCAGGTCCTGGCCGAGGCGGCGCTGCGCTTCACTGAAGGCCATCGCACCGTGTTGTTCGTCGATGAGGTTCATCGGTTCAACAAGACCCAGCAGGATGCGTTCCTGCCGCACATCGAGCGCGGCACGATCCTGTTCATTGGCGCCACCACCGAGAATCCCTCGTTCGAGTTGAACTCGGCATTGCTGTCGCGCTGCCGCGTGCACGTGATGGAAGCCGTCTCGGTCGATGACATCCGCCTGGCACTGCAGCAGGCGCTGGCCGACGACGTGCGTGGCCTGGGCGGGCGTGGCCTCAAGGTCGCCGACGAGGCGCTGGAACAGATCGCGCGTGCCGCCGACGGCGATGTCCGTCGCGGACTGACCTTGCTCGAGATCGCCGCGGAACTGGCCGAAGGCGAAGACGGTGAAATCACCGCGACCACGCTGGCACAGGTTCTCGCCGACCGGACGCGGCGTTTCGACAAGGGCGGCGAGCAGTTCTACGACCAGATCTCGGCGCTGCACAAGTCGGTGCGCAGCTCCAATCCCGATGCTGCCCTGTACTGGTTGACGCGCATGCTCGATGGCGGTTGCGATCCCTCATACCTGGCCCGCCGGCTCACGCGCATGGCGGTCGAGGACATCGGCCTGGCCGATCCACGCGCCCTGCAGATGGCGCTCGATGCCTGGGATACGTTCGAGCGCCTGGGCAGTCCCGAGGGCGAGCTGGCCTTCGCGCAGTTGACGCTGTACCTGGCCAGCACCGCCAAGTCGAATGCCGGCTATGCCGCATTCAACGCGGCCAAGCGCGATGTCAGCGAGTACGGAACGCAGGAAGTTCCGCTGCACCTGCGCAATGCGCCGACGAAGCTGATGAAGCAGCTGGGTTACTCGAAGGGCTACCAGTACGACCACGATGCCGAAGGCGGCATCGCACTGGACCAGACCGGCTTCCCGGATGCGATGGGCGAGCGTGTGTATTACGAGCCGGTCGAGCGCGGCCTGGAGATAAAGCTCAGGGAAAAACTTGAACGCCTGCGCACGGTTCGCGACGCTGCCCGTCGTGAGCGCGGTGTGAGCAAGGGCAACGAGTGA
- a CDS encoding EpsG family protein, which yields MSSIDHLTTLPLRSRRTADTVGASVLSALLLLAVAAFGCWLVGTRSPEIGTDTLTYAGFFEGLGRESIETRLEPGFVYLSIALWKLGAGVTGYQTALFALMLGTVAVSTRQYFRSLGDERGHLTFLGVSLMLLYISPMFVNASINAVRQGLAALLVFTALLSFQQRRWGMFALFGAIAGSLHMSSLLYLVFAPVLLLGPRTQRLVAVAGFILYVTGLSMAMVRAAVPALYELVMTYTENSYYRSGVRIDFAVFSIFWYALPHALSPLVKPEFREKIKSSTAIYLVMLLPFFAVGWGFFSNRYLLPAWLSASLIVAAVICHSRLPALRHPLLLRFGLVLSCVVFYYFVNHEIVI from the coding sequence ATGAGCAGCATCGACCACCTGACCACGTTGCCCCTGCGTTCGCGTCGTACGGCCGACACCGTCGGCGCGAGCGTTCTGAGCGCCCTGCTGCTGCTGGCGGTTGCTGCGTTCGGCTGCTGGCTGGTCGGCACCCGCTCGCCGGAGATCGGCACCGACACGCTGACCTATGCAGGCTTCTTCGAGGGACTCGGGCGGGAGTCGATCGAGACCCGGCTCGAGCCAGGCTTCGTTTACCTGAGCATCGCACTGTGGAAGCTGGGCGCTGGCGTGACCGGATACCAGACCGCTCTTTTCGCGTTGATGCTGGGTACCGTGGCGGTGTCGACTCGCCAGTACTTCCGATCCCTCGGCGATGAGCGCGGCCATCTGACGTTCCTCGGCGTGTCGCTGATGCTGCTGTACATCTCGCCGATGTTCGTCAATGCCTCCATCAACGCGGTGCGCCAGGGTCTGGCCGCCCTGCTGGTGTTCACCGCGCTGCTGTCGTTCCAGCAGCGCCGCTGGGGGATGTTCGCCCTGTTTGGCGCGATCGCCGGCAGCCTGCACATGTCTTCGCTGCTGTACCTCGTGTTCGCGCCGGTGCTGTTGCTTGGCCCACGCACGCAGCGGCTGGTCGCCGTCGCCGGCTTCATCCTCTACGTCACCGGGCTGTCGATGGCGATGGTCAGGGCTGCCGTTCCCGCGCTGTACGAACTGGTCATGACCTACACCGAGAACAGCTACTACCGCTCCGGCGTGCGCATCGACTTCGCGGTGTTCTCGATCTTCTGGTACGCACTGCCGCATGCCTTGTCGCCGCTGGTGAAGCCCGAGTTCCGCGAAAAGATCAAGAGCAGCACGGCGATCTACCTGGTGATGCTGCTGCCATTCTTCGCCGTAGGCTGGGGCTTCTTCTCCAACCGCTACCTGCTGCCGGCCTGGCTGTCGGCGTCGCTGATCGTCGCCGCAGTGATCTGCCACAGTCGCCTGCCCGCCCTGCGGCACCCGTTGCTGCTGAGGTTTGGCCTGGTCCTGTCTTGCGTGGTGTTCTACTACTTCGTCAACCACGAGATCGTGATCTGA
- a CDS encoding YdcF family protein — MSQTLQKLVVGLTYPPALSLCLMAIAAGLLFLRHRRIAATLLAVAIAWSGLWSVPMASDWLRGKLEARYPPVDEATLPSADAIVVLGGGMRYGWLDRPEVRAEDLENSRLAAGARAWLARRAPIVILSGGGENGGTGSHGSEARMMATAITRLGVPTSALLLEERSRNTRDNAQFTAQIAQARGAHRILLVTSSLHMPRAIEQFRGEGIDAIAVAVPERARRISWKERWFPSRSALWRSGRAFKEFGGLLMIRIQN; from the coding sequence ATGTCGCAAACGCTGCAGAAACTCGTAGTTGGCCTCACCTACCCGCCCGCGCTCAGCCTATGCCTGATGGCGATTGCCGCCGGCCTGTTGTTCCTGCGCCATCGCCGCATTGCCGCCACCCTGCTCGCGGTGGCGATTGCCTGGTCGGGGCTGTGGTCAGTGCCAATGGCCTCGGACTGGTTGCGCGGAAAGCTCGAAGCGCGTTACCCACCGGTCGATGAAGCCACGCTTCCCTCCGCAGACGCCATCGTCGTGCTCGGTGGCGGCATGCGCTACGGATGGCTGGATCGGCCCGAGGTCCGCGCCGAAGACCTCGAGAACAGCCGCCTGGCCGCAGGGGCACGCGCATGGTTGGCCCGACGCGCGCCAATCGTGATCCTGTCGGGTGGCGGAGAGAACGGCGGCACTGGAAGTCATGGCAGCGAAGCGCGAATGATGGCCACCGCCATCACGCGCCTGGGCGTACCGACATCGGCCCTGCTGCTGGAGGAGCGCAGTCGCAACACCCGCGACAATGCACAGTTCACCGCGCAGATCGCACAAGCACGCGGCGCGCACCGGATCCTGCTGGTGACGTCTTCTCTGCACATGCCGCGCGCCATTGAACAGTTCCGCGGCGAAGGCATCGACGCAATCGCCGTTGCCGTTCCGGAGCGCGCACGAAGAATCAGCTGGAAGGAACGATGGTTTCCGTCGCGTAGCGCACTTTGGCGAAGCGGACGCGCTTTCAAGGAGTTCGGTGGCTTGTTGATGATTCGTATACAGAACTGA
- a CDS encoding transporter codes for MAAAESRLDALQREITQQNQRLGELRQSLAQQEQSVAQLQRALDEERLEGERGAGVTPSRMVPSLSQQTFVPVPMQQAPTQVAQQQAQQPQQAQPQQQQQPQQQSQQPVAQQQQKPVGEAPESSSRPPEVAQIFDQPGVLTPAGKFILEPSLQHGYSANDRVALVGFTVIPAILIGLIDVRQVKTTSGVATITGRYGFGGRFELEAKVPYVYLNADTVSREIFTGTAVDNVFNASGRGMGDFEATARYQLNRGGPDKAFYIGWLRYKSRTGKDIFEVITDCVTRCVSNATGTGLPLELPTGTGFESLQPGVTWLYPSDPVVFFGSISYLYNFERHDVSRTVLLSGKEFLGDVKAGDIWGFNLGMGLALNEKASISLGYDTSLVGKTEQNGKDSPGSVRVTLGTMLLGGTYRFNDKVSLNVALGVGVTRDTPDVTFTARVPISF; via the coding sequence GTGGCCGCGGCAGAATCGCGCCTCGACGCCCTGCAGCGGGAGATCACCCAGCAGAACCAGCGCCTGGGCGAACTTCGCCAGTCGCTGGCGCAGCAGGAGCAAAGCGTCGCGCAGCTGCAGCGTGCCCTGGACGAGGAACGACTGGAAGGCGAACGCGGTGCCGGCGTGACTCCGAGCCGGATGGTGCCCTCGCTGTCGCAGCAGACGTTCGTGCCGGTGCCGATGCAGCAGGCGCCGACGCAGGTTGCCCAGCAGCAAGCGCAACAACCGCAGCAGGCACAGCCCCAGCAACAGCAGCAACCGCAGCAGCAGTCGCAACAGCCAGTGGCGCAGCAGCAGCAGAAGCCGGTCGGCGAAGCCCCCGAGAGCTCGTCGCGCCCGCCCGAAGTGGCGCAGATCTTCGACCAGCCGGGCGTGCTCACGCCGGCCGGCAAGTTCATCCTGGAGCCGTCGCTGCAGCACGGCTATTCCGCCAACGACCGTGTTGCGCTGGTCGGCTTCACGGTGATCCCGGCGATCCTGATCGGCCTGATCGACGTGCGCCAGGTCAAGACCACCTCCGGTGTGGCCACGATCACCGGACGCTACGGCTTTGGCGGGCGATTCGAGCTCGAGGCCAAGGTCCCGTACGTCTACCTCAATGCCGACACCGTCAGCCGCGAGATCTTCACCGGCACTGCTGTCGACAACGTGTTCAACGCAAGCGGTCGCGGCATGGGCGACTTCGAAGCGACCGCGCGCTACCAGCTCAACCGCGGTGGTCCCGACAAGGCGTTCTACATCGGCTGGCTGCGCTACAAGAGTCGTACCGGCAAGGACATCTTCGAAGTCATCACCGACTGCGTGACGCGCTGCGTCTCCAACGCCACCGGCACGGGGTTGCCGCTGGAGCTGCCGACGGGCACAGGCTTTGAATCCCTGCAGCCGGGCGTGACCTGGTTGTATCCGTCCGATCCGGTCGTGTTCTTCGGCAGCATCAGCTACCTGTACAACTTCGAGCGCCACGACGTATCGCGCACGGTGCTGCTGTCGGGCAAGGAATTCCTCGGCGACGTCAAAGCAGGTGACATCTGGGGATTCAACCTCGGCATGGGCCTGGCGTTGAACGAAAAGGCATCGATCAGCCTGGGCTACGACACCAGCCTGGTCGGCAAGACCGAGCAGAACGGCAAGGATTCGCCGGGCTCGGTGCGGGTGACCCTCGGCACGATGCTGCTCGGCGGCACCTACCGCTTCAACGACAAGGTCTCGCTCAACGTCGCACTGGGCGTTGGTGTGACCCGCGATACTCCCGACGTGACCTTCACCGCCCGAGTCCCGATCTCGTTCTGA
- a CDS encoding polysaccharide biosynthesis/export family protein, with product MSRQSSGAMQVAGGSDVRMVPITADLVAPARARVQVPQELLNYRTESYKIHPGDTILVTVWDHPELTSPAGNQQQAVTNGRLVQPDGTFFYPYAGKINVTGMTIEDLRSTLASRLAQYLRNPQLDINVVGYGSRVAVQGAFEDTAPQEVTTVPLTLSQAVGRARINVEQADLAGFVLTRDGRDYPLDLDALNRDGKVAPDIYLKPGDRLFLPFNDRKEVYVVGEVLRPQALTFKTTDMTLTQALGRTGGLNPVTSKGEAVYVIRGIEEMSQTPATVYHLDAQSPAAFALGDRFSLRPGDVVWVGPAGVTRWNRFLSQLLPLSGIIANAAAAGNDIGN from the coding sequence ATGAGCCGGCAATCGTCCGGCGCCATGCAGGTTGCCGGCGGTAGCGACGTGCGCATGGTTCCGATCACCGCTGATCTGGTGGCACCTGCGCGGGCACGGGTGCAGGTACCGCAGGAGCTGCTGAACTATCGCACCGAGTCCTACAAGATCCATCCCGGCGACACCATCCTGGTCACGGTCTGGGATCACCCGGAACTCACCAGCCCCGCCGGCAACCAGCAGCAGGCGGTCACCAATGGCCGACTGGTGCAGCCTGATGGCACGTTCTTCTATCCCTATGCCGGCAAGATCAACGTCACCGGCATGACCATCGAGGACCTGCGCAGCACGCTGGCCAGTCGCCTGGCACAGTACCTGCGCAACCCCCAGCTCGACATCAACGTCGTCGGCTACGGCAGCCGCGTCGCCGTGCAGGGCGCGTTCGAGGACACGGCGCCACAAGAGGTCACCACTGTTCCGTTGACGCTGTCGCAGGCGGTGGGCCGCGCCCGCATCAACGTCGAACAGGCCGACCTCGCCGGCTTCGTGCTCACCCGCGATGGCCGCGACTATCCGCTTGACCTGGATGCGCTCAACCGCGACGGCAAGGTCGCACCCGACATCTACCTCAAGCCCGGCGACCGGTTGTTCCTGCCGTTCAATGATCGCAAGGAGGTCTATGTCGTCGGCGAAGTGCTGCGGCCGCAGGCGCTCACCTTCAAGACCACCGACATGACCCTGACCCAGGCACTGGGACGCACCGGCGGCCTCAATCCGGTCACGTCCAAGGGCGAGGCGGTCTACGTGATCCGCGGCATCGAGGAAATGTCGCAGACACCAGCCACGGTCTACCACCTCGATGCCCAGTCGCCAGCCGCGTTCGCACTGGGCGACCGTTTCTCGCTGCGCCCTGGCGACGTGGTCTGGGTTGGCCCGGCCGGTGTGACGCGCTGGAACCGCTTCCTGTCGCAGCTGCTTCCGCTCTCGGGCATCATCGCCAACGCCGCCGCGGCCGGGAACGACATCGGCAACTGA